In Juglans microcarpa x Juglans regia isolate MS1-56 chromosome 8D, Jm3101_v1.0, whole genome shotgun sequence, the following are encoded in one genomic region:
- the LOC121243633 gene encoding uncharacterized protein LOC121243633 gives MEIVIPPTTMDFDFNNSNSRPSSLYMSAPSTPKRFGEFYFSAPTSPSRGVSEFYQDEFPMRNESRAGGTREEAAGEFAFDFCEELERSSLPADELFDGGKIRPFKPPSRLQIGRKAEAYTTPSSPVLLSPKSPRSQGKKTFLGVFSRRRKKDSDPFAMQLENTRRKTEHERGRERSTDISSSNSGRRASRSLSPFRVYESQWEEQEKTQQNTKQPSLNSKASFSSTAASSSSSSKSSSKKWSLKDFLLFRSASEGRATDKDPFLKFSPALHKRHEDFKNSSFRSPDTSGSVGRSRRGPVSAHELHYTVNKAVSEDLKKKTFLPYKQGILGRLAFNPAVHALANGFGSFTRS, from the coding sequence ATGGAGATCGTGATTCCACCGACTACCATGGATTTCGATTTCAACAACAGCAATTCACGTCCTTCTTCGCTTTACATGAGCGCTCCTTCTACCCCTAAACGTTTTGGCGAGTTCTACTTCAGTGCTCCGACCAGCCCGTCGCGTGGCGTCTCCGAGTTTTACCAGGATGAGTTTCCGATGCGGAATGAAAGCAGAGCTGGTGGCACGAGGGAGGAGGCGGCGGGGGAATTCGCGTTTGATTTTTGTGAAGAATTAGAGAGGAGCTCTTTGCCGGCTGATGAGCTCTTTGATGGTGGCAAAATCCGGCCTTTCAAGCCTCCTTCTCGGCTGCAAATAGGTAGAAAAGCGGAGGCGTACACCACTCCGAGCAGTCCTGTTTTGCTGTCTCCGAAATCGCCCAGATCACAGGGGAAGAAGACATTTCTGGGTGTGTTCTCGCGTAGACGGAAGAAAGACTCCGACCCGTTTGCGATGCAACTGGAGAACACTCGCAGGAAAACAGAGCatgaaagaggaagagaaagaagtaCAGACATATCATCTTCAAATTCAGGGCGCAGGGCGTCTAGGTCGCTCTCTCCTTTCAGGGTCTACGAGTCTCAATGGGAGGAACAAGAAAAGACGCAGCAAAACACCAAACAGCCATCACTGAACTCGAAGGCTTCATTTTCATCAACCGCtgcttcgtcttcttcttcttcaaagagTTCTTCTAAGAAATGGAGTCTGAAGGACTTTCTGCTGTTTCGGAGCGCTTCGGAAGGAAGAGCAACAGACAAAGATCCTTTCCTCAAGTTCTCGCCGGCTTTGCACAAGAGGCATGAAGATTTCAAGAACTCGAGCTTCCGGTCACCGGACACTTCTGGTTCAGTGGGCAGATCGAGAAGAGGGCCAGTTTCAGCCCACGAACTGCATTACACCGTGAACAAAGCGGTGTCGGAGGacttgaagaagaaaacttTCTTGCCATACAAACAGGGGATTCTGGGCAGACTGGCATTCAATCCGGCAGTCCATGCACTCGCCAATGGCTTTGGGTCATTCACACGTTCATGA
- the LOC121242823 gene encoding uncharacterized protein LOC121242823, with the protein MAVGLITRFYFSAASSSSSYSAFRLNQISPRLIAAVSTRRHHCSCKRMAASSLPQQDKIPAPYGSWKSPITADVVSGSSKRLGGTAVDAHGSLIWLESRPTESGRGVLVKEPGKPLDEPVDITPKEFGVRTVAQEYGGGAFRVSGDTVIFSNYKDQRLYKQSLNTKDSTPLPLTPDYGGPLVSYADGVFDARFNRYITVQEDHRESSLNPTTTIVTIGIGDKDIQEPEVLVGGNDFYAFPRLDSRGEKMAWIEWCHPNMPWDKSELWVGYISENGEVYKRICVAGSDSTLVESPTEPKWSFNGELFFITDRESGFWNIYKWVESENKVVAVYSLDAEFARPLWVFGMNSYEFIQSNEQKNLIACSYRQNGTSYLAILDDAQSSLSLLDIPFTDIDNISSGNQCLYVEGASAFHPPSVAKVTLDEHKTKAVEFEIIWCSSFDVLKYKSYFSVPEFIEFPTEVPGQNAYAYFYPPSNAEFQGSSGEKPPLLLKSHGGPTSETHGSLNLNIQYWTSRGWAFVDVNYGGSTGYGREYRDRLLGRWGIVDVNDCCSCARFLVDSGKVDGERLCITGGSAGGYTTLAALAFKETFKAGASLYGVADLSLLRAETHKFESHYIDNLVGSEKDCFERSPINFVDKFSCPIILFQGLEDKVVTPDQARKIYQALKEKGLPVALVEYEGEQHGFRKAENIKFTLEQQMVFFARLVGHFDVADKINPIKIDNFD; encoded by the exons ATGGCGGTCGGGCTCATCACTCGCTTCTACTTCTCTGCTGcctcctcttcatcttcttacTCCGCTTTCCGCTTGAACCAAATCAGTCCAAGACTTATCGCGGCAGTCTCCACTAGAAGGCATCACTGCAGCTGTAAGAGAATGGCGGCTTCTTCACTCCCCCAGCAAGACAAAATCCCTGCTCCTTACGGCTCTTGGAAGTCCCCCATCACAGCAGACGTCGTTTCTGGCTCCTCCAAGCGACTCGGAGGCACTGCCGTTGACGCCCACGGCAGCCTCATCTGGCTTGAATCGCGCCCCACTGAATCAGG ACGAGGGGTTCTGGTGAAGGAGCCTGGGAAACCGCTGGATGAGCCTGTTGATATCACGCCTAAGGAGTTTGGGGTACGGACAGTTGCTCAAGAATATGGTGGTGGAGCTTTCAGGGTTTCTGGTGATACGGTCATATTTTCGAATTACAAGGACCAACGACTGTACAAGCAGTCATTAAATACTAAAG ATTCTACTCCTCTACCACTTACCCCAGATTATGGCGGACCATTAGTCAGTTATGCAGATGGAGTCTTTGATGCACGCTTTAATCGTTATATCACTGTACAGGAAG ACCATCGTGAAAGTAGTTTGAATCCAACCACGACAATTGTGACAATAGGAATTGGCGACAAGGATATTCAGG AGCCAGAAGTATTAGTAGGCGGGAACGATTTCTATGCTTTTCCACGCTTGGATTCCAGGGGTGAAAAAATGGCATGGATTGAATGGTGTCACCCTAACATGCCGTGGGATAAATCAGAACTCTGGGTTGGTTATATTTCTGAAAATGG AGAGGTCTACAAGCGCATCTGTGTTGCTGGCTCGGATTCTACACTCGTTGAGTCTCCAACCGAACCTAAGTGGTCCTTTAATG gggaactattttttattactgaTAGAGAAAGTGGCTTCTGGAATATCTACAAATGG GTTGAGTCTGAGAATAAGGTAGTAGCAGTTTATTCTTTGGATGCCGAGTTTGCCAGACCATTATGGGTATTTGGCATGAATTCTTATGAATTCATTCAGAGCAATGAacagaaaaatttaattgcttGCAGCTATAG GCAGAATGGGACATCATATCTTGCAATTCTGGATGATGCTCAGAGTTCATTATCTCTGCTTGATATTCCTTTCACGGATATAGATAATATC AGTTCAGGGAATCAATGCTTGTATGTGGAGGGAGCATCTGCATTTCATCCGCCATCAGTAGCTAAG GTGACTCTAGATGAACATAAAACTAAAGCAGTTGAATTTGAGATTATTTGGTGTTCTTCATTTGATGTTTTAAAGTACAAGTCGTACTTTAGCGTGCCTGAGTTCATAGAATTCCCAACAGAAGTGCCTGGTCAAAATGCATATGCATACTTCTATCCACCATCCAATGCTGAGTTCCAAGGTAGTTCGGGAGAAAAGCCCCCATTGCTATTGAAAAGCCATG GAGGCCCCACATCTGAAACACATGGGTCGTTAAATCTGAACATTCAGTACTGGACTAGTAGAGGTTGGGCATTTGTTGATGTCAACTATGGTGGAAGCACTG GTTATGGCAGAGAATATCGAGATCGGCTTTTGGGGCGGTGGGGAATTGTTGATGTTAATGACTGTTGTAGTTGTGCTAGATTTTTG GTGGACTCTGGAAAGGTAGATGGGGAACGGCTATGTATAACTGGGGGCTCTGCTGGTGGATATACAACCTTAGCTGCTCTTGCCTTTAAAGAAACTTTTAAGGCTGGAGCTTCCTTGTATGGT GTAGCTGACTTGAGCTTGTTGAGAGCAGAAACACACAAGTTTGAATCCCATTATATTGATAATCTTGTAG GAAGTGAAAAGGATTGCTTCGAGAGGTCTCCAATTAATTTTGTTGATAAATTTTCCTGCCCTATAATATTATTCCAAGGATTGGAGGACAAA GTTGTAACTCCTGACCAAGCCCGTAAAATTTACCAGGCATTGAAAGAAAAGGGTCTACCAGTTGCTCTTGTAGAGTACGAAGGAGAACAACATGGTTTTCGCAAG GCTGAGAACATTAAGTTCACACTGGAACAACAAATGGTGTTCTTTGCACGATTGGTTGGACACTTCGATGTTGCAGACAAGATTAATCCAATTAAAATTGATAACTTCGACTGA